One genomic segment of Methylocystis rosea includes these proteins:
- a CDS encoding formate dehydrogenase subunit delta: protein MTSGAQNGEVMALERIVVMANQIGDFFAPYPLERRAEGIRNHLRTYWDPRMRDELLEHIASGGAGLAPHVIAGAKLLRDDSHAKPGYYGPPKA from the coding sequence ATGACAAGCGGCGCGCAAAATGGCGAGGTGATGGCGCTGGAGCGCATCGTTGTCATGGCGAATCAAATCGGCGATTTTTTCGCGCCCTATCCTTTGGAGCGGCGCGCCGAGGGGATTCGCAACCATCTGCGGACCTATTGGGATCCGCGGATGCGCGACGAATTGCTGGAGCATATCGCCTCAGGCGGCGCTGGCCTCGCGCCGCATGTCATCGCGGGCGCTAAGCTTTTGCGTGACGACTCGCATGCGAAACCGGGCTATTACGGCCCGCCCAAAGCGTGA